In Gossypium arboreum isolate Shixiya-1 chromosome 3, ASM2569848v2, whole genome shotgun sequence, the sequence TAATTGTAATACATAAGACAAGCCGAGAGTGTATTTgggaaaaaatatataaattatcttATATAAAGATAATGCAATAAATATAGCTCAATTGAACTGTATGTAAAAAGGGTCAtgtaaaaattcaacaaattcatTTCAGTGATAATTTGCTGAACAAAACATTTGAAAGTATTCAAAGGTATCGATTACGTGATCTTGTCATTAAAGGGCACGTAATCAATGTTTTGTCTCACTAAATTTTCTTGGGTGTTAAAGTTCCATTATCAAGTTGCCTCTATTCTGAAATTAACTTCTCCACGTACATATTTTGAtcctttgttttttatttttggctATATTCAAATAAAAACTTTATAATCTCAAAATGAAATTCGTAAATCACCAAGGAATTTCCTGACCATCCCAAGCAAAAAACTTACCATTATCCCGTTGTTTTGCGTTGTTAATAATGTTTAAGAGCTTTTGCACGGAGAACTCTTTGGCGAAAAGCTTTTCCGCAGGAACATTTCTTTGGAATGGCCTCGATAGATCAGTATCCACCGTGCCTGGGTGCAAAAGAATGCATGCAATTGGGTCTTTCTTCCTTTCAAATTCAACCGAAATAGTTTTTGTCACTGCATGCGATCAAGTCAAATAACAAATGACATAATACACAAGttcaataaaattatatttgtCTAAAAGTGTATCATTGTAGATATGTGACACAAGGAGTTCACAACCTATATTGCTTGGATTCTTCATTTGAAGTATTCACCTTCCACATTCATGTCTAACACATGGATATGGGGATATAAACTCCAAAAATCCTCCAAGTACATGTGAAACCTTAGAAATGTCTAATCATGCCATGTCTGACACGTACTCGTACTCAAGTCCAAGTAACATAGTTCACACCACTATCACTTCATAGTGTGAAACGAGACGAGGAGAAAAAGTGTATACAACTGAAAACAATAGATAATGAAAACATTTTTCCCTATAGTTTATCTATATTTTCGTTGTTGAAAACTATGATCCTACAGACTTAAAGGGAAGAAAATCATACATTGATTAAGTGCAGCCTTTGAAGAGCGATAACTATGCCAGCCCCCTAGACGATTGTCACCAATGGAACTGACTCTGGCACTTATGTTTGCCACAACTGCAACATCCCTGTCAGTGCCAAGCAGTCCTCCAACTTTCAGAAGAGGCCACATATGCTGTCAGCAATATCACAAACAAGGATATCTAATATATTGTTAGCCAACTCCCATCAGGACCAAAAGACAATGAGGAACTCCAATTCAAGCATAATATTCAAAAATAGGATTCCAATAATGTGTAGCCATTGCAACATAATGCATATtgcatttgaaaacactttcgcAAGGGCTcacttaaataaaatattttaacaaaaatgGTGATGCACAGACTCTCCTCATCATAGCGGCAAACAATCTATTATTGGGGAGAAAGATTGAAGAATGGGCAAAGAAAGATGCGAAGATATTATCTTCTTGGTGGAATTCTATGAAATCACAAAGGGTATACCATAATGCTCAAGATGGATGTAGAGGTACCATACAAGCACACACTACTGAATGGGAAATCCAAACCAGGATATGTATTGAGACTTACATGGTAGACTTCGACATAGCTAATGCGAGGACAGGTACTGATTTTAATTTACTCCACCTAGTTCCTTTTCTAATGTTGGTGACCAGAAGACAATGACTTTATCAGCATATGAGAATTCCAACAACCAAAGTCTACCAAAATTTGTAGTCTCCTGCCTATTTATATTAGAACATTAAGGCTCCGTTTGGCAACCAGGAAAACATTTTCCGGAAAATGTTTTCCTGGTTTTACGTTGTTTGGTAACCTGAAAACATTTTTAGGAACACGGGTAAAATTGCATGCTTTTTATGTAAAATGTCTTACAGATTTTTTTcctgtaagacattttccaaacTCAGTGCACCGTTCatcttccttcttcttctcatCCAAGTAActtttctccttcttcttcttctattctcCCTAAGCTCTCACTCTCTCGAACATTTCAATACAAAGAATCGAATTTATtatatttcttttcacttttaccCACTTACCCCATCTCTGCGATTGGCAATATGCCATTGTTTATGTTAATGAAAATTATCAGATTTCATTCAATCTTATGCTCCATTCTTCCTTTGCcttctaaaaattctaagttctgtTCTCCATTCTTGACAGTAGCTAAAAGCTTGAACTTCAAGCatttttccttcatattttaCCCGGGTATAATACGTTGCTGCTGGTGCTCTGTTTGAAATTCTTACTTTACCCGGTTAAAGTGTGTTGAAACTCCAacaactgttttataataattgagtattattatatatttaaaatgatttataaataaatcattgcaatacatgtaaaaacaatttaaaatataaatttattaatatatatatatatatatatatataaagtaaactcaatcaaacaaagaaaagataataaattctcaaatatataaatttttattaaaacagcttttcaggaaaatattttcaggaaatctgccaaacaacagaaaatattttacacagatccatccaaacaccagaaaagtaaatcattttctagAAATCATTTTCCAAGAAATTATTTTTCAGAAATCATTTTACGAAAAACATTTTACCtgcaaacaaacggagcctaagTAGCACAAATGACTAAGACAGCCATTAACCTAAACACTTAACACAATCTTAATACCTTGTATATCCTTAAATTTTCAATATAGATCAATAGATCACGTAGCACTTCTAAAAGAATTTGACAGAAATGAGAAAACTGGTTATAGAAACAAACTAATTACACCAAAAGCCTTTTGACATTACAATTGAGAAACATATCAATATTTTGCTCGGAGGGGCTCCTTCATCTATCTATAAAGCCCATCTTTCTCTCCAAATTCTTTGAATCTCCAAACTTCAACTTCCCCTTTCTATTTCTAACACAACTATTCTCCATGTAAAGGAAAAAAGAAACAGAATCTTATAGAAGTTCCAAACTTGAAGCCTTAAATTGTTCGTGACTGCAACACCTTCGTCTACTAAATAACAaatagaagaaataaaataaccAATACATCTTAAATCCTTTAATCCATAAAACAAAGAACTCAATTAATAAAAATCTAGCATAAACTGGTTTGATGCGTGATACGATACTTAAGTTACACATTCCTATCATGCAGGTATCACCAAATATCAAGAGCATATACCTTTTCGATGGATCAACCCAAGCTGGAAAAAAAACGAAAATTTGAATACATGGTTCTAATTATATGAGATTTTTTGAGAAAGAAACCACAACAAAAGAAATGAGACTCCGTCTTTAGTTTTGCTTATGTTATAGCCAAGACCGTTCCATTTGCCTACAATAAGCTAAGGTGACTGCTAGATCAGAATTACTGTctagtttttctttcttttttcctttttttaatgaaaaatggTGACATTTTAGACAAGATGCAAAGTTCATATCAGTTGTTACAAACTGAAGCTAGAATTAAGAATGAAATTAGTGACTAGTTCTTTTTTTTTGGCCAAACATTAGTGACAGCAGATAAATGTTACCCCACAAAATATGTTTAATAAAATGACGACCATGACAATTCTGCCAAATGAAAAATCTAGCATTTTTATCATTATCAACAACAATGCTAACAGAATGTACTTTGACTGCAAATAGCTTCCTTAATCAGAAGAAGTCTGGGGCTATTATAGAACATGCAGGGTCATTTGAAAGTTAAAAGTTTAAAGAAAATTCTTccagaatttttattttatattttttaaagaaaCTTAAATCAAAGTCAGCATACCTTGATAACTAAAATAGGACCCACAGCATTAACCTCATAAGCAAGCATCATGGATGACTTCTGTACTTTGCTCAGTGTAGTTTCTGCAGCAAAATCAAGGGAGTTCAGTCATCTGCCTATGCAGCAAATTGAAACATGAGAGGAAGAAGAACAGGGGAAAAGAGTGTAGGGGCAGAGCTCAAGTTCCTCTTTTAGTACAGATGCAAGACATTGATGATGTTAAAGCCTCAAAAACTTTCTTAAAGTAATGGCAGAAAGTTAAACCTGGTTGCAGAACACTGGGTATTGAAAGAATGCCTGATGCATTAATGAGAAGGTTAAGAGAGCCATATCTTTCTGTTATGGACCTTGCTGACTCCTGCAGCGCAATGTGCCAATGTTCAGTCTCATTTTTGACATATTTGATACTATGCTACACGGACTCTTCATTTTTCCTAAAGTAGCCGTATCGAACACTGTGTTCGACACGTATTCAAACATGTGTATAGGGATGCTCCAAATTTATGgaaaaaccaagaaaaaaaaaaattaaacatacccGTATAGAAACATACTTGTATCCAACGCTAAGTCCGGGTAACATAGATTTGATATGTAAGACAACAAATAAAATGGAAGAAACAGAATCAGATAATGAACCTCTATAGTACTTTCAACAGTCACATCCAATGGTAAGACATTAAGGCGTTCAGCAAACTGATTTTTTAATTCAAGAAGCGCTGTTGCCTTAGTAGGATTACGACACGTGGCAATAACATGCCCTTTTCCATTCTTTTCCAGCAGTTGTTTAACCTGAATCGACAAGTGCACGTTTCAAAATCAATTTGCCTCTTCGAATTAAAATATGTGCAAATTAAGCAATAACGAAAACTAGTCCCTTCTCTTCATAACCAATTATTCTACTGCAGCTGCTTAAAAAGTTCGAAGCAAATCATGCAAGTCAGTAAGTAAAACTACGAGTTATATAGCCATtcaacaagaaaagaaaaaagaaatggtGTCACTGGGACATGAAGCTGAGCCTGGTAATTGGGTCACTAGAACATGCCTAAAGTAAATAGAATGATAAGGTTATGTTTGACAATGATGATTGAAGTATTTAAGTAATCCGTGTACTATGATCAAtagtgcaatttagtccttacacaATAGAACTGAGTAACTTAATTTGATATTGATAGAAACAAGTAAAATTGGTTAATAGAAATTGTGTAAATGCTGCCATATACTTTTGGAATCTGAGAGCATATGTTGTTTAATAGTAGAAAATATTTTGCTGCTACAAGTCtgcataataaaatttcaaaagtcCATTTCAGCATTTTATTTGTTCGCACTAATATTAAAAATAGAAGGATATAATTACTAGTTGTaaatataaggactaaactgCACTTTTAACTATAATGCGGTGACAGCCTAGATACTTTAACAAACAATGACGCTTGATAAGAAATTAGACTAAATAGTTTCAATTGAAATTTTGCTACAAAGGGAACAATCTAGTTATATCAAAAAAAAATCTTGTACATGCAATTGCATTTTTTTACCAAAACCCAGTATTAAATAATATAACGTAACATGGGGGAGAGAATCAAAATAAACAACGAAGAGAATGTACAAGAATTAGATAAACAAAAAGAAGGGGGAATTCTTATTAATCCTAAAATGAGAATCAGGGCTTACAAATTCGAGACCAATTCCTCGAGAAGCTCCTTGAACCATTGAAACCCCACCTTCCCATTTCTGAGCAGAAGCAAATGATTGGAGTCTCATGGTAATCGCCATTAATTGTGGGTGGTTGTGAAGGAAAAACCTCATCGTTTTTTCGTTAACTAACACCCCAAAGTGACAAGGCAAGCAAAGGAGAGGGATATTGCAATTTCAAGTTTCATTTAACAATCATAAAACTCTCATCTCACTGGTTTTCCCAGAGTTTTAGTGTCGGCAGGGTGAGTCGGTGGGTGCTACGCTTTCCACGTCCTTTGCATATACTCTAGTGGTTTCATTTCCAAAAAAAATTGTTTATCCATTGGtttatttttttcaatattttgaaaaaaaattaattaaataaattttaaaattttattctatccatcaatttattataatatcaaaattaattaatttaaaattaatttaatttgaaaagttgaaaagttgaaaatttttatttaatgttttcaacctttaataaaattaacttagataattcatatttaataaattttatgaaatttaatttttattatataattttaaattgttCGTGCTAAgctaaaacaaaaaaattattataattaattatttgttCTTTCTTTAGGTAAAGAAGTGatgttaaaataaaaatgaaaaatattttgaaatattttgaaatatttttaagttttttgaaaaaggcaaaaaaattaaaataaacacacAAACAAATATAACAGCAAGAAAAATAAGACATATAATATTATGTGCACCCCCACACTTAGACTACACATTGTCCCCAATGTGTCTCAAGAAAAAGATAGGAAGTTACTGGACTTCTTAGAATGGAGCATTAGACTAGCTCGTTGAAGCTTGAACTGTTGTGTAGCCTTTCAAGGTAATTTGCTACACATAAGACACAcaaacaaagaaaaacaaaaacaaccaaacaaaatatgaaaaataaaataacaagaaaCAAATCCAAAAAAGTGTTTAATAATTTACATGccgcataaaaaatgaaaataaatgttAAAACATATAACTAATATCGAGCGTCTTCGGGATCCTCACTCGGTCCCGCAATTCCTTTACCCTTGCCCCTCACGGTTGGCTTTGCGGAAGGCATTTCAAGTTGGCTACTTGGCTTACAGATGACGGGTCCCTCTGTGGGTTGCTGTACAGACGTAAAAGCTCTCTCGAAGTTTTCGTAATAGGATGAACATTGCCATCCTCCGTGGCCTCgtcatcctcttcttcttcttcgaatGCGTCTTCATACTCCTCCCAGGTTATACTGCTCTCCAATGAATTGTTTGATCGTTCGTACCATTCTAAACTTTGTGCCTATTGGCTTGCCATGAAAGTGTATATGAATGGTTTCATGGTCTCTAAGATTCTTATGTTATAGCGCACATCTCTTCCCAACCTATGTTCCCATCGCGTAGGCTCATCATTGGTCTTCTTGTTGGTGCTTTTCTTTTTCACCATTGGAGGTACTTCCATTTTATGTTTGCGTCACTGGTTCTATTCCTATATTTTCTTCATGTGCAATTCCTGGAAATGGTGAGCAGGGTATCTCCAATAATACTCGTAGTTGGACAATGAAAATTTTCAGTGGTTCCCATCACCACTCCAGCTTGATAACACAAGTTAATGATTAGATGGAGAAAATAAATTTAGACCTTTATGCTCGATATACATTTTTTGATCTCCTTGTTGATCCACCTCCCAAGGGTAACTCTTTTTCGCTGTAAAATACATTACAACAAAGCAGCTTGAAAAACATTAACAATATTAGTGTTAAGCAGTGGTGAGATACGAGTACATATAAATTGCATCCACATCTTAGCGATGAGGAACATGATAGCTTGTTTAAAAGATAGAGGATAATTATTATACCATTCTTGTTTTCGTTTCCCCTCCCTCAGTTAAAAATGCTAATATAGTGTCCatatcaacactttcaaaattaTCAATATTCATAGCAGATAAATTGTCACTCTTACAGCGAGGGACACCATAATAGTCACTAATAGCCTTTGGGGATATGTCAATTTTATTGTGCCTAAGATACACCTGGGTAAGTATTATGGTTTTTGCATGTTAACTTCTATAATGATAAGTTTTTTAGAGGGTGAACAAGAAAATGGTAAAGTAAAGCTTTGCATGAGGATTTTCTTAGGTATGAAATGATGATAAAGATAATATGAATAAGTTTTAGTGGTATTCTTATGCCTTGCAAGTAGTGGATTGCTGAGGCTTTTAGATAGATGTTGAGATTTAGAAATCAAGTTGTTGTTCACAAGTCTCAAGTGAGtctgtaacaacctgtttttgggtcatattagaatagtggttttaggaccacaaatctgaagtagaaatatttattttattatttctttaaggtctacggcatgatagaatgattgtgtgaaaattttgttaagaaattttatcgattgagtactcaatttgactagaaggactaaattgcaataggtgcaaaatttgagttctataggctaaaggtagtaaattgttatgaaattctaaattagagatccttaaatggtaattagaccattatactttggtatggacaaaaatggatatggttagggaaaaatttcaaggtttaagtgaagggcattttggtaatctagtaaataaagaaaaaaataactaaataaaagtgtccatcttctcaatttagtcccccctAGCTGAATTTGAAGaggaaaccatagctagggtttggccaagcttccaagcttaattgtaagtccgtctttgtcccgtttttaatgatttttacgtttttgtgaatgttgtaacttgatctaactattctaaggactaatttgaaagaaaatcaaagtttaaaattttacccatgttgaataagtttttattttgatgtttaatggtagaaaatgcatgtttgttgttagttaaacaacatttacaaagtgatttttgatgaaaatgtcaaaaatggaccaatttgtaaaaagttgtaaaatgtgtggtaaaatttgaataaatgaaaaatatgggcttccATGAGCATGaaaagggtttggctaggcttgggtaatgaagaaatcggatgaaaatcattttacgagcttagggactgaaatgtaaaatgttaaaagtttagaggcaaaaatataattttttccatAGTGTGTTTTAgggttgaattgaataatgtgatgattaaataagttaaatttgatattatagatcaagaaaaatgaagtttgagTTTAGATTGGAGAAAGAACAAgggtgtggactaaattgaactaataACCGTTTTTGCAACTGAGGTaggttcgtatgttaaataagctttaatataattgtattttactactttaatattgcatgaactgtATGATTGACTATGTGAATGAGTTTAATTCTACAAACAAGTTCGACGATGATTCGACAAGtaagaaatctcgtttgaaccttaggaatagattaggatacaagtgacatgtcactagggttaccatgtgttatgtgattatgtgatccgggtgctggtcctgtacgtcctaccggtggctgagtataccggcatatgttgcggttactcgATAGCTTGTGTTAGCAGCACCGTATAGCTACATCTGGActaatagcttgtgtgagcaggcccgccgatagctcgagagtgagcaattatgagatatgagacttaggtagcattggctacatatgtggcacttagtgtgcaaaattccagagtatccgacattattattctgagtggttcacgggtatgtcaaagatgagaatacgTGTAAGTTCATtttgagatggtacaggtatgtacataaagcttatGTTTATTGAATCTTGAGAAATGAtgaattcaaggtaagtttgtgaaaGAATGAAATATGATTGTAAAACTTATGGTAAATTATATCATCTTGTATTTTATCCCTTGAATGTTGATTGTATGGTATGACTTACTTATTTCTTgaatacggacttactaagctatatagcttactctgtttatttttccatgttttatagtatcgccaagctagctcggattgggaATCATCGAAAATTCGCCTCACACTGtcaaaactatcattttgggtattaatgaaatttagcattttgagtatatggcatgtatagggacttgattattttgttatatgtgtcattatgaatttggACAAATTTTTTGGcattgtaattgtcaaaggtttgatgtggtatttggccatgtaacttggctcattttggttgaattggttgtaaacTTATATATTATATCTATATGTATGCATGTGCCAATGCTTTATTGGTGATGTGGTTTATTAATGCCTGGTAAATAGCTGAATGTGGCTTATTGGGTTGTTGATGAATGGTTAAGTATAGTTCATTGTTATTCTAAAAAAAATCTAAGTAGGATTTTTTGCATGATGAAAGTATGAGTGTGGATGCCTTTGAATGCaaaattggtatgtttgatttggTATAATGAAATGTCACGAACATTGTAGACGATGGTATTGCGTTAACATGTTCTCgctatgatttgtgaatgttttgGTTGTCTAAGTATGCTATGATTTGTGCCATTGAAATTGTGAAagtgtaggtgtaaatgagggtggcaaat encodes:
- the LOC108464944 gene encoding uncharacterized protein LOC108464944 isoform X2, which codes for MRFFLHNHPQLMAITMRLQSFASAQKWEGGVSMVQGASRGIGLEFVKQLLEKNGKGHVIATCRNPTKATALLELKNQFAERLNVLPLDVTVESTIEESARSITERYGSLNLLINASGILSIPSVLQPETTLSKVQKSSMMLAYEVNAVGPILVIKHMWPLLKVGGLLGTDRDVAVVANISARVSSIGDNRLGGWHSYRSSKAALNQLTKTISVEFERKKDPIACILLHPGTVDTDLSRPFQRNVPAEKLFAKEFSVQKLLNIINNAKQRDNGKFFAWDGQEIPW
- the LOC108464944 gene encoding uncharacterized protein LOC108464944 isoform X3, yielding MRFFLHNHPQLMAITMRLQSFASAQKWEGGVSMVQGASRGIGLEFVKQLLEKNGKGHVIATCRNPTKATALLELKNQFAERLNVLPLDVTVESTIEESARSITERYGSLNLLINASGILSIPSVLQPETTLSKVQKSSMMLAYEVNAVGPILVIKHMWPLLKVGGLLGTDRDVAVVANISARVSSIGDNRLGGWHSYRSSKAALNQLTKTISVEFERKKDPIACILLHPGTVDTDLSRPFQRNVPAEKLFAKEFSVQKLLNIINNAKQRDNGLDRGKNKVYED
- the LOC108464944 gene encoding uncharacterized protein LOC108464944 isoform X4, which translates into the protein MRFFLHNHPQLMAITMRLQSFASAQKWEGGVSMVQGASRGIGLEFVKQLLEKNGKGHVIATCRNPTKATALLELKNQFAERLNVLPLDVTVESTIEESARSITERYGSLNLLINASGILSIPSVLQPETTLSKVQKSSMMLAYEVNAVGPILVIKHMWPLLKVGGLLGTDRDVAVVANISARVSSIGDNRLGGWHSYRSSKAALNQLTKTISVEFERKKDPIACILLHPGTVDTDLSRPFQRNVPAEKLFAKEFSVQKLLNIINNAKQRDNVLPS
- the LOC108464944 gene encoding uncharacterized protein LOC108464944 isoform X1; amino-acid sequence: MRFFLHNHPQLMAITMRLQSFASAQKWEGGVSMVQGASRGIGLEFVKQLLEKNGKGHVIATCRNPTKATALLELKNQFAERLNVLPLDVTVESTIEESARSITERYGSLNLLINASGILSIPSVLQPETTLSKVQKSSMMLAYEVNAVGPILVIKHMWPLLKVGGLLGTDRDVAVVANISARVSSIGDNRLGGWHSYRSSKAALNQLTKTISVEFERKKDPIACILLHPGTVDTDLSRPFQRNVPAEKLFAKEFSVQKLLNIINNAKQRDNDQEKRDSGLDRGKNKVYED